TGGGACGCACCCTGGGCTTGCTGGCGACAGCCTACCTTGCTTGGCTGTGCGCCAGCCTAAAACTCGTCCCCTTCGGACGGGGAAGCATTGCGGTGTTTCTCGTCCTCTTGCTGGTGGGCGGGGGATTGCTGGCCTGGTGGGGACGTAAGGAGTGGGGGAAGTTCCTGCGGGAGCGGTGGCGCTTGTTGGCGGTGGAGGAAGCCCTCTTCCTATCGGCCTTTGGGGCCTTCGTGCTCATTCGGATGGCCAACCCGGACCTGTGGCACCCCTTCCGGGGAGGCGAGAAGCCCATGGATTTGGCCCACCTGAACGCTGTGGTCAAGTCCACCTGGTTCCCCCCCTATGACCCCTGGTTTGCAGGGGGGGCGCTGAACTACTACTACTTTGGACAGGTGCTGGTGGCCACACTGGTGCACCTTACAGCGATTCCCACACCCACGGCTTATAACCTTGCAGTGCCCACCTTGTTCGCTTTGGCGACGGGGAGCGCCTTCAGCATCGCCTACACCCTGGGTGGAGGGAAGGGAGGAGTGGAGAGAGGGGCCATAGGGGTGGGCATCGCTGGGGCGAGTTTCGCCTTCGTCCTGGGCAACCTGGATGGGGCCGTGCAACTCCTCCAGGGGGTGGGGGCAACCCTGAGCGGCAGGTCTTTTCCCCCCTTTGACTACTGGCGCTCTAGCCGCATGATGCCACCCGACCCCCCCGGTTTTGAGATTACCGAATTCCCCTTCTTCACCTTCCTGTTCGCGGACCTGCACGCCCATCTGTTGGCAATACCTTTATCCCTGCTGGTGCTGGGGGGTGTGCTGGGGCTGGTACGGGCTGTGCCCGAGCAGGGGTTGAAGCCGATACTGCCTATTCTAGCTCTCCTGGGCTTGGCCGTGGGTTCTCTTTACCCCACCAACTCGTGGGACTTCCCCACCTTTGGGGCGATCACCCTGGCAAGTGGGGTCTTGGGGGGGTTGGTGTGGTGGCGGGCAATTCACGGGCGGGCGGCGGGAGGCACCGCCCAGGCGGTGCCCACACCCAACGGTATAGACGGCTGGGTAGTGCCCTCACGCACGCTGGAACCGGGAGCGAAAGTGCTCGGCACGAGGCGCACTGTGGGTCTGCGGGCGGGGCATCCGTGGGCTTTCGCTGTCGGTGGAGGGGTCGTGGGGTGTGGCGTGGTGCTGGCGGGGATACTCCTGTTCCTACCGTTCCATGTGCGGTTTGCCCCACCGGTAGCGGGTGTGCAACCCACCGTTGCCAAGACCATGCTCATCCACTATCTGGCCATTCACGGCCTATTCCTGTTTCCGTTGGTTACCTGGCTGGTGTGGGAGGGTGTACCCGTGCTGGGGAGGGTGGTTCGGGGGAGTGTCTGGGGTGTGGGGGCTGTTGGCCTGGGGGGCGGAATCCTACTGGCTCTGGTGGCCGGGGGGTATGCGACGGTGGCCATGCTTCTGGGACTGGGGGTGCTGGGGGTAGTGGTAGGGTGGAAGGCCTGGGAGCGGGGGAATCGGGAGGCCCTTATAGCCGTGCTGATGGCGGAGGTGGCGTTCGCTTTGGGGATAGGTGTGGACTTCCTGCGCCTGCGGGACGATATTGACCGCATGAACACGGTGTTCAAGTTTTACATTCACGGGTGGGTGCTCCTCGCACTGGCGTCGGCGTATGGCTTGGGGCAGGTGCTCCCCCGACTGGTGAGGCGGGCGGGTGCACCGCCACCCGAGCCCACGCTTCCAAATCTGGCTGGATGCCCACCCGGGGCAGGGGGTTGGCCTTTGAGACACCAGACCCTCCGCCCGCGCCTGACGGGGTGGGGTATGGTGTGGCTGGGTGTCTTTGCCCTGTTGCTCCTTAGTGCAGGTATATATCCCCTTTTGGGCACGCGCGCCCGGTTGGCCGACCGTTTCACTATTCTACCCTTCACCCTAGACGGCACCGCCTATATGGAGTGGGCGGTGTATCGGGATGAGCGGGGGCAGGTGGCCTTGCGTTGGGACAGGGAGGCCATTCGCTGGCTGTGGGAGTATGTGGAGGGGACGCCTGTCATCGCAGAAGCCAATACCCCGCTCTACCGCTGGGGCGGTCGCATCTCGGTCTACACGGGGTTGCCGTCGGTGGTGGGGTGGTCGTGGCACCAGATGCAACAGCGGTGTGGCGGGCCCCACTGTCCTCCGGTGGAGGAGCGCCTGACCGACCTGCAACGCCTGTATACCACCGTTGACATAAAGGAGGCGCACGATATCCTGCGGCGGTATGGGGTGGGCTATGTATATGTAGGGGAGACGGAGGCCCTCTACTATCCCCCACAGGGGCTGGCAAAGTTTGCCGAAATGGAGCGTCAGGGGCTCCTACAAGGGGTGTACCGTAACGAGAAGGTTACCATCTACCGTGTGCTGACCTGGCCGTAGCCTCTGGGGTATGGTATGCTGGAAATGGGTACTGCGTATGGCCCTGTATCCGTGTGCCCTCGTCGTGGACTTTGACGGCACCATCACCCTGCAGGACACGGGGGATATCCTGTTCGCGCGGTTTCAGGCTGGGGGATGGGGGGATATTGACCCCTATTGGGAGCAGGGGCTGCTGAGCGGGCGGGAGGCTTTGGCCCTCTACTTTGC
The sequence above is drawn from the Dehalococcoidia bacterium genome and encodes:
- a CDS encoding DUF2298 domain-containing protein — its product is MRTRTVWRVLMSPGALALLLLVALGLRLFGLNWDGGHLFHPDERAILWCVNDLGRDPSYYTTRRFCGTADAPWNPQWFPYGSLPLYLLKVIQVALSPWKDLGMADLRIPGRVLTGLADTLIVLGVFLLGRRLFGMREGVLGAFLATFAVIHIQLAHFFTADTFLALFSLYAMLSLIPVAQRGSLLWAGVSGVWVGFALASKFAGAPLLLPLTVAPLLYLLGGVGERVGLSRPDGRRWKWALGALALGYGMVGVSTFVAQPYAFLDWPKYLADVLEQSEMARRIRDYPYTLQYVGTPAYWYPVEQLARWGLGLPVGVVAWMGLLAAPFWAWRSRRRAEVLVMGWVIPYFLIVGGLPVKYLRYLLPIVPFLLVYGARLLVVLVEWVRQIRLPPMPQRIVGVAVWGVVAGALLGGVLYGVAYVSMYRKPHPAILASHWLGGHARPGSLILKEHWEEGLPNLWGFRVEELPLYEPDSWDKADRLAQRLAQADYLVFYSQRLYGTIPRLPHRYPMSSHYYRLLFAGELGYRLVHWEGRWPSLPGLAIMDDTFRRAGVPVPEPLRTWKPAPLPLRLGFADESFSVYDHPLVLIFQRVEGVSAEALRERLWEGLTLTPSPPVRSTPMLTPREWADQQRGGTWARLFPKGDILGRQPVLGWLVVLYGVSGAGVLWGFWAFRSLPDGGWLLGRTLGLLATAYLAWLCASLKLVPFGRGSIAVFLVLLLVGGGLLAWWGRKEWGKFLRERWRLLAVEEALFLSAFGAFVLIRMANPDLWHPFRGGEKPMDLAHLNAVVKSTWFPPYDPWFAGGALNYYYFGQVLVATLVHLTAIPTPTAYNLAVPTLFALATGSAFSIAYTLGGGKGGVERGAIGVGIAGASFAFVLGNLDGAVQLLQGVGATLSGRSFPPFDYWRSSRMMPPDPPGFEITEFPFFTFLFADLHAHLLAIPLSLLVLGGVLGLVRAVPEQGLKPILPILALLGLAVGSLYPTNSWDFPTFGAITLASGVLGGLVWWRAIHGRAAGGTAQAVPTPNGIDGWVVPSRTLEPGAKVLGTRRTVGLRAGHPWAFAVGGGVVGCGVVLAGILLFLPFHVRFAPPVAGVQPTVAKTMLIHYLAIHGLFLFPLVTWLVWEGVPVLGRVVRGSVWGVGAVGLGGGILLALVAGGYATVAMLLGLGVLGVVVGWKAWERGNREALIAVLMAEVAFALGIGVDFLRLRDDIDRMNTVFKFYIHGWVLLALASAYGLGQVLPRLVRRAGAPPPEPTLPNLAGCPPGAGGWPLRHQTLRPRLTGWGMVWLGVFALLLLSAGIYPLLGTRARLADRFTILPFTLDGTAYMEWAVYRDERGQVALRWDREAIRWLWEYVEGTPVIAEANTPLYRWGGRISVYTGLPSVVGWSWHQMQQRCGGPHCPPVEERLTDLQRLYTTVDIKEAHDILRRYGVGYVYVGETEALYYPPQGLAKFAEMERQGLLQGVYRNEKVTIYRVLTWP